A region of Notolabrus celidotus isolate fNotCel1 chromosome 4, fNotCel1.pri, whole genome shotgun sequence DNA encodes the following proteins:
- the kcnk1b gene encoding potassium channel subfamily K member 1b has protein sequence MLQSLASNSCVRLIQSHKSTWYFASLVLGYILYLIFGAVVFSSVELPYEDQLRQELRAIKKQFLQENECLSEERLERFLKKALEASNYGVSILNNASANWNWDFTSALFFASTVLSTTGYGHTAPLSDGGKAFCIVYSVIGIPFTLLFLTAVVQRIMVYSTRRPVMYFHQQWGISKPLVAIVHASLLAMLAVSCFFLIPAAIFSALEDNWNFLESFYFCFISLSTIGLGDYVPGESVNQRFRELYKVAITVYLILGLIVMLVVLETFCELQQLKQLRKMFYLKKEKPQDRLAILEHDHLSFTTVSKRASAQSEDKIQSFVGVPTLVTPNDDPMIQ, from the exons ATGCTCCAGTCTCTCGCCAGTAACTCGTGTGTGCGGCTGATCCAGAGTCACAAATCGACGTGGTATTTCGCATCTCTAGTCTTGGGGTACATCCTTTATCTCATCTTCGGGGCTGTGGTGTTCTCCTCGGTGGAACTGCCCTATGAGGACCAGCTTCGTCAGGAGCTGAGGGCCATAAAGAAACAGTTCCTCCAGGAGAACGAGTGCCTGTCCGAGGAGCGTCTGGAGAGGTTTCTGAAGAAAGCCCTGGAGGCCAGTAATTATGGGGTTTCCATCCTCAATAACGCCTCAGCCAACTGGAACTGGGACTTCACCTCTGCGCTGTTCTTCGCCAGCACGGTGCTGTCCACTACAG gataCGGTCACACGGCGCCGCTCTCTGACGGTGGAAAAGCCTTCTGCATCGTCTACTCAGTGATCGGCATCCCcttcaccctcctcttcctcacggCCGTGGTGCAGAGGATCATGGTGTACAGCACGCGGAGGCCCGTCATGTACTTCCATCAGCAGTGGGGCATTTCAAAGCCCCTGGTGGCCATCGTCCACGCCTCTCTGCTCGCCATGCTGGCCGTCTCCTGCTTCTTCCTCATCCCCGCCGCCATCTTCTCAGCGCTGGAGGATAACTGGAACTTCCTGGAGTCTTTCTACTTCTGCTTCATCTCCCTGAGCACCATCGGCCTGGGAGACTACGTACCTGGAGAGTCCGTCAATCAGAGGTTCAGGGAGCTCTACAAAGTGGCCATCActg TCTACCTGATCCTGGGTCTCATCGTCATGCTGGTGGTGCTGGAGACCTTCtgtgagctgcagcagctgaagcaACTCCGGAAGATGTTCTACCTGAAGAAGGAGAAGCCTCAGGACCGCCTGGCCATCCTGGAGCACGATCACCTGTCCTTCACCACCGTGTCCAAAAGAGCCTCGGCCCAGAGCGAGGACAAAATCCAGTCGTTCGTCGGCGTCCCAACTCTGGTGACTCCCAACGATGATCCCATGATACAGTAG